In Mytilus edulis chromosome 7, xbMytEdul2.2, whole genome shotgun sequence, a single genomic region encodes these proteins:
- the LOC139483641 gene encoding putative cyclin-dependent serine/threonine-protein kinase DDB_G0272797/DDB_G0274007, with amino-acid sequence MCSHIIAYLFLGIMLLVEDIKGMSFSRTVSVEEEQPLKECPVMDCTYLNYPLKCFKPTAFWFGGRLCPGCYKNICLTSLTNQPQNKHQQRPPLKPQYKTSQPEQRQYGTRQHKQRTYDSPQLDTRTYGQPDYKSPQLETRKYGQPEHKSPQYEDGQYQQHQMSQREVNQYEAPHYSQQQYQTPLYETRQNNQQQYQAPQYKTRQNNQQQYQLPQYETRQNNQQQYNQQYKAPQYHQSQYQTSQNEGYQQQYQSRQYNQQYVANQYNQPQNDQHKYRQQQYRPPQNRQQQQYYYNR; translated from the exons atgtgttCACACATTATCGCATATTTGTTTCTCGGAATTATGCTTCTTGTTGAAGATATAAAAG GCATGTCTTTCAGCAGAACAGTTTCCGTTGAGGAAGAGCAGCCCCTGAAAGAATGTCCAGTTATGGACTGTACTTACTTAAACTATCCTCTTAAATGTTTCAAACCAACTGCGTTTTGGTTCGGGGGAAGACTATGCCCTGGTTGCTACAAAAATATATGCTTAACTTCTCTGACAAATCAGCCACAAAATAAGCATCAACAAAGACCACCACTAAAGCCACAGTATAAAACCTCCCAGCCAGAACAACGTCAATACGGAACACGTCAGCACAAACAGCGAACATATGATTCACCTCAGTTAGACACCCGTACTTACGGACAGCCAGATTATAAATCACCTCAGTTAGAAACCCGCAAGTATGGTCAACCAGAGCATAAATCACCTCAGTATGAAGATGGCCAATACCAACAACATCAGATGTCCCAGAGAGAAGTAAATCAGTACGAAGCACCTCATTACAGCCAACAACAGTATCAGACACCTCTATACGAAACACGTCAGAACAACCAACAACAGTATCAGGCACCTCAATACAAAACACGTCAGAATAACCAACAACAGTATCAGCTACCTCAATACGAAACACGTCAGAACAACCAACAACAGTATAACCAACAGTATAAAGCACCTCAGTACCACCAGTCACAGTATCAAACATCTCAAAACGAAGGATATCAACAACAGTATCAATCACGTCAGTACAACCAACAATATGTAGCTAATCAGTACAACCAACCACAAAATGATCAACATAAGTACAGGCAACAGCAGTACAGACCTCCCCAGAACCGACAACAGCAACAATACTATTATAATAGATGA